The sequence below is a genomic window from Bombus pyrosoma isolate SC7728 linkage group LG9, ASM1482585v1, whole genome shotgun sequence.
tttatctttcgttcAAACGTACTTGATAAGGCTTTATAAACGACTGAACTCGTTTCTTGTAATGCACGTAATCTTTTcgtcgaatgaaaatattatataaactacAATATCAACAAAGAATGCAATTTAAAACTCTGGTAACGCGACCTAACAAGATGGAAAGATCTCGAAAGTAAACAGATTTCGACACGTCTGAAGCTCgagtttaaaatttacaagctCGTCATAATTTAAACGAACCTGGCTCGGATTACAGAAAATGATGCACCTGGCAGGAGTTGATACATCGTGGTCGCGTCGTTTCGTAAGCGCGGGCATTAAGTAGCGGAGGCGCGTCATTAGTCAGACTCGTTCGACCACCGCGCCATGCCGCGTTGTATTCGCTTCGTGCGTTCTGTTCCATCTCTCTCCCATTCCGTGCTATTTTTCTTGCGCGACGAATCATCCCTCGTTTCCACATTCGTTCTAAAATTGTCCTACCTGCTAACAAATCTTCCATAACGAATATCAACTCCTAATTCTATTCCCTCGCTATAATTTACCTTTTTCCTTCGACAtcgtttttatcatttcattcCATTGTTCGATTTTATTTGCTCTTATCCCTTGTTCGGATTttgatatcgatatttcttttttcgaaatgCAGAACTGCAGAAATGCAGAAACCGACGAGCTTAACTTTAACTTTAAAACTTATAACCGTATAATCGTGATAAACGCTATTATAgctgtgaaataattttaattacgttaacTCCTACGTTATGGGAATCATGCGTTTGTTCCTCTCGCCGTTTCTTTCCGTAACGCAGATCTCTTCACGGAATGCTTTGGAAAACCAACATTTGGCGAAAGAAATCGGACAACGAAGAATCTCATCGCGTAGTATAAAAAGAACTCCAAGAATTCCGTGGAGGATATGATTCGTTTCAGAGTACTGGACTATTTTTAACGGACACCTTTTAAACGACTGACTAACTGGTACTTAATGTCAATGCCAGTCGTACAAaatcgtctttttctttttagattaaatttaaaattatctcGTGCATCAGCTAAAatgcgaatttttaatttagacGATAATTGATCATTTTCCATTCGTATCGCAGAGCtggaattttccaaatttattcTGTCCGAATGAACCGGTTGAATTCGGCTTAAAATATTCGCGATTATAACatgtatgaaattattcgGTGCCATATATGGACAGCgaacaaagaagaaaggaagaaagtgaaagaaagaaaatgtgtttAAATCAGCTTAGGGTATCTGCTGTGGAGAGGGACGTTGACTACTTTGCCCCTACCATCGACACGGCCAAATTTAGTTGCCGTCGATCCCAGATTCCAGGTTATTAAAAGTAGGCGTGGTTATGTGCTGGAATAACTGACAAAACGAAGGAGGTAACAGGTGTATAGTGTATTTATACGTTGGTGCGCTTATGCACGTCATCGTGCAAACTACTTCAGCGTCCATCGTCGTTTCAGAAATTTTCTGACTTTCAAATACTTCTACGATGTAAAATCATCGCgatgatttttcaatttccgtttttctttaaaacatatcgtatatttttcattgtatttgcTTTGCTCTTCTGTCGTTGGTATCGTAGGCTCTTAAGCAGTCCTACCTACCCTTTGACACTTGTGTTTTAATCAAGAAACTACCGATactcatattttaaatattatcaaatgagagtaaatattgaaaacgaCATAAATACCGATGACAATGATAAATGTCATTtatctatgtatttatgaaaacGTATAAATGTAGACGTAAAAGATTATCGTATGccgattataaatatttcttcgaatgGTGATAATTATTAACTAGTAAGAGgtaagaaagaaacgatatcagaaataaagaaaaggatCGAGgctcgataaattattaattaacttggATAAAACGTTGACTTTCATTCgttttcgtaaatattaaataaaattatttggaaaaaattttttgCTTCGTGATACCGTAATATTTCTTCGTAGTCGTTATTCGCATTTCCTTCTTCTGAAATTGAAATAGGATTACTTTCCACTTGTTCATTTTTAATCGGCCAGTTTGCAACAGTCTGTCGAATTCCCACGTGGACTTTCTTGTCTATTTCGAATTTGATTTaccgatatttttttattataaaattaatattagaaacaaATACGATACAATAATTAGTCCTAAGCACATAAAATTAGTTAAACGCGATATTACGATTAACTATTAAACGATATGCaccttaatttttaatctcatAGCctactattaaatataaatgcaattgaaattaaatcaaatcATATTGTATGatactatatttataatatgttaatCCTGATTTACTCTACGTaaacaaagaagaattatCTTTAGAGCAGAgattgatttaaaataaatattgttaatttacaactatttcgataaaataattagaaagatTTATGAAGAGATATCTCGTAACTCAGACAGAAATTGAAAGGAGCAAACACGTGCAGCtcggaataaaaagaaactaattgAACGATATAAAGCGAAATACACGTGCATATAGAGTGCATATGGCATTGGTAAAGATAAAAGTATCCTTATATTACAGGATCTGAATGACAGattcaaagaagaagaagatgccAGGAACAATCTCTTCcaaaataagaagaaactcGAACAAGAAGTGGCAGGTCTAAAGAAAGACATTGAGGACCTCGAGCTTAACCTACAGAAATCAGAGCAAGATAAGGCGACGAAGGACCACCAGATCCGCAATTTGAACGACGAGATTGCTCATCAAGACGAACTTATCAATAAAttgaacaaagagaaaaagaatcaaGGTGAAGTTAATCAGAAAACTGCCGAAGAGCTTCAAGCTGCCGAGGATAAAGTCAATCACTTGAACAAAGTCAAAGTCAAACTCGAACACACTCTTGACGAACTCGAAGATTCCCTCGAACGTGAAAAGAAATCACGGTTAGTACAATGTACTAAACTGTACTAAACTATACTACActaagtatatgtatatgtatataataatcataatactTGCAATTCACGCAGACTCGTATGCTatctaaatacatatatatatatatatatatatatatatatatatatatttatttatttatttatttatttatttatttataaatgtttaacatTACAGTGCCGACGTAGAGAAAGCTAAACGAAAGGTGGAAGGTGATTTAAAACTTACACAGGAAGCTGTTGCTGACCTCGAGAGAAATAAGAAGGAACTCGAACAAACCATTCAACGTAAGGACAAGGAATTATCGTCTTTGACCGCTAAACTTGAAGACGAACAGTCGTTAGTAGGCAAATTACAGAAACAAATTAAGGAATTACAAGCCCGTATCGAAGAACTGGAAGAAGAGGTTAgcctgaaaaaagaaacatatatatgttgCCAATCTTACTGATAAAATTGCTTAACAATTGTCGATGCGATAAATTTGTCTGCACCTCCCGTACAGATCGAAGCTGAGCGTGGTTCTCGCGTGAAAGCTGAGAAACAACGCAGTGACTTGGCACGAGAACTCGAAGAACTTGGTGAACGTCTCGAGGAAGCTGGAGGTGCCACCTCTGCTCAAATTGAGCTCAACAAGAAGAGAGAAGCCGAACTTAGCAAGCTGCGCAGAGACCTCGAGGAAGCTAACATTCAACACGAAGCCACTCTTGCAAGTTTACGCAAAAAACACAACGATGCCGTTGCCGAAATGGGAGAACAAATTGATACGCTTAACAAACTCAAGGCCAGGTAAGATAGGaatatcaatttaatcgatagaatcgttttgaaaagaaatcttAGCAGTTCTGAAAATTTTCACCGATAAAACTTGcacttttatcgaaaaagtTAACTTCCgattaaagataaagaaatttgaaaaggtaaaatgatttaaatcAAGAATCGGGGatataatgaaatgttttcGATAGAGCTGAAAAGGGTCGTCATGATATCCATGCCGAGCTGAACAATTCCCGTGCCGCGACGGATCAGGTTTCGAGGGAAAAGGTACACGCttaagaaacaaagagaatGTCCATATGATTTGTCCACATTTGTTTTCAGAATTACATTTCTCACCGTTACCACTGTCACgttattggatatttttaatctatgTTCAAACTTACCACACGATATCGAAATTATCGTCTAGTCGTTCCCGAATgagtttgaagaaaaatgtttcactatttgtttatttctccGGTGGTTGTGTTCTCCTTTAAccttatatttgattttttagaATGTTGTCTCTAATGGAGTATCTTTCAAACCGTACACGTTTTGTAATGTTACGATTACACCGTTCGTCGTACTGACTCTAATTTTTCCTGGTCGTGTCCTAAATACTAATTACCAATTTCGCGTGTctgttttcatgaaaattagAGTTGAAAAGGACAAGGTTCAATACTTCAGCGAATTAAACGACATGCGCGCGTCGGTAGATCAACTAAGCAACGAGAAGGTAAGAATCGTTCGTCGAAAAAATCTCTAGGATCCAGCAGCAAACTAACGCAACTAACAGCTTTGTTAGGCAGCTCGAAACAGTTTGAGAAACGGAAACGGCGAACGTGCGACGTTTGCGATTACCATGATGAACGTGTTTATGTGTACCTTACGTCGTCGTGGTCGAAAGTATGTCCAGCTTGCAAAGCTTGTTCCCCGTGTGTACCTCCCTCTTCCAAGCTTCTTTTCTTCACTTTtggacaattatttaatttacacaTTGTTctcatgtatatgtatacatgtaccgcgtattagaaaattattcacacGCAAAACAGTCGACTCGATGAAAagtatatcgataattttgtGACACGGAATCAGAAAACGAAGTAATTGATAACTGTTAGAccgtatttctttttactgaaaataaaactaaaaatttttcgttagaTTCTCAATCGTGCGAATAATTTTGTGACTCTTGCAATGTTCGCATCGATCGGCTGTCGAATTAGTGTAAATTGTTCCAAAAGTGAATTcacttgaaaataataaaacaatttgtcTGATACAACTATCGAAATCGGTGACAGGCTGCCCAAGAGAAGATCGTGAAACAATTGCAACACCAATTAAACGAAACCCAAGGAAAATTGGAGGAAGTGAACCGTACTCTGAATGACTTCGATGCTGCGAAGAAGAAACTGTCGATCGAAAACAGTGATCTGCTACGACAATTAGAGGAAGCCGAATCGCAAGTTAGTCAGCTTTCGAAGATCAAGATTTCACTGACAACGCAGCTCGAAGACACGAAACGATTGGCTGATGAAGAATCGAGAGAACGCGCTACTCTCCTTGGCAAATTCCGCAACTTGGAACACGATTTGGATAACATTCGCGAACAAGTGGAAGAGGAAGCCGAAGGTAAAGCGGATCTTCAGAGGCAACTTAGTAAGGCAAACGCCGAGGCACAATTATGGCGCACGAAATACGAATCCGAGGGCGTTGCGAGAGCGGAAGAACTCGAGGAAGCTAAGAGGAAGCTGCAGGCACGGTTAGCCGAAGCGGAGGAAACCATCGAATCCCTCAACCAAAAGGTTATCGCCCTCGAGAAGACGAAACAGAGATTGTCGACGGAAGTAGAGGACTTACAGATCGAAGTGGATCGCGCAACCGCGATCGCCAACGCCGccgaaaagaaacagaaggcCTTCGATAAGATTATTGGCGAATGGAAACTCAAAGTGGACGATCTCGCTGCCGAACTCGATGCCAGTCAGAAGGAATGCCGCAATTACAGCACGGAATTGTTTAGGCTCAGAGGTACTCATCtacttttttccattttcaaattgcttAAGAATTCTTGTTTACacattttttctataatattaatatatccgTATAGGTGCGTACGAAGAAGGTCAGGAACAGTTGGAAGCAGTGCGTCGCGAGAACAAAAATCTCGCCGACGAAGTAAAAGACCTCTTGGATCAAATTGGCGAAGGTGGACGCAATATTCACGAGATTGAAAAAGCCAGAAAGCGCCTGGAGGCTGAAAAGGATGAACTACAAGCCGCTCTGGAAGAAGCTGAGGCCGCTTTGGAACAAGAAGAGAACAAAGTATTGCGCAGTCAACTTGAACTGAGTCAAGTCAGACAAGAAATCGACCGACGTATCcaggagaaggaagaggaattCGAAAATACCAGAAAGAATCACCAACGTGCTCTCGACTCTATGCAAGCATCGCTCGAAGCTGAAGCTAAGGTTCGTAAAAAGTCGGAAAAATCTCTTTGAAACGGTTACTAGATCATTTATAAAAACGGTAGGagtaaaatttcgtaatatgTTGTGAAGCTTCCTCGAGGCAAACatgatatatatttgatgaaaCTTTTCAGGGCAAGGCCGAGGCTTTGCGCATGAAGAAGAAACTGGAAGCAGATATAAACGAATTGGAGATCGCCCTGGATCATGCGAACAAAGCGAATGCCGAAGCTCAAAAGAACATCAAGAGATACCAACAGCAGCTGAAGGATGTCCAGACCGCGCTCGAAGAAGAACAACGAGCTCGCGACGAAGCGAGAGAACTTCTTGGAATTTCGGAACGCCGGGCGAACGCACTTCAGAACGAACTCGAAGAAAGCCGCACTCTTCTCGAACAAGCGGACCGCGGACGTCGCCAGGCTGAACAAGAATTGGCCGACTGCCACGAGCAACTCAATGAACTAGGTGCCCAGAACGCTTCCATCTCTGCTGCCAAGAGGAAACTCGAGGCTGAGCTGCAAACCCTTCACGTGAGCATTCTTATCCTTCTATtcgattttgatttttcacatttacatatttattttagaaaagctccaacaaaatattcgaaaaaggCGACAAATCCGAATGAGActcgtatttattttgttttcagtCTGACTTGGACGAATTGTTGAACGAAGCAAAGAACTCTGAGGAGAAAGCAAAGAAAGCCATGGTTGATGCCGCCAGATTAGCCGACGAACTTCGAGCCGAGCAAGATCATGCTCAAACGCAAGAGAAGCTTCGCAAAGCACTCGAAACTCAGATCAAGGAACTCCAGGTGCGTCTCGACGAAGCTGAAGCGAATGCCCTGAAAGGTGGTAAGAAGGCAATTCAAAAACTCGAACAACGTGTTCGTGAATTGGAGAACGAACTTGATGGAGAACAGAGGAGACACGCTGACGCTCAGAAGAACCTTCGCAAGTCCGAACGTCGCATCAAGGAACTCAGCTTCCAGGTACGagttcgatatatatatatatatatatcgatatataatacaatgtacaataataataattgcgtTATCGAGATTTTCAGCGATAGCTTATTCTAAATCTATAAATGTTTAGGCTGATGAGGACCGCAAGAATCATGAGCGCATGCAAGACCTTGTCGATAAGCTTCAACAGAAAATCAAGACCTACAAGAGGCAGATCGAGGAAGCTGAAGAAATCGCTGCTTTGAATCTCGCGAAATTCCGCAAAGCGCAACAAGAGCTCGAGGAGGCAGAGGAAAGGGCGGACCTGGCTGAACAGGCAATTACCAAGTTCCGTACTAAAGGACGCGGAGGAAGTGCTGCGCGCGGACTGAGCCCAGCGGTAAGCAAATATTCAATTACtaccatttcttttattctcttcgttcaatttcctacattttcttttcgtatcgtatttcaaaatgatacttttcttcctttttttctttttacattttttgatttaacaattaatttcttttgtaataatataaggTTTAATATAActtgattatataatatttgaaaaaatattcgattacaAATTTTCCGAGAAATTCTATGATACGTGTGCTatgaaaatagattaaaatgaaaaatggagATTTACGTTATCAGCTACGtagacgaagaaaagagaaattttcgtAGAATAGCAGTAGGATCTCTTTTCCGTGTAGCAATCTCTTATTAAAATGTATCGAGCTACGTGTATATTCCGCAGGATATGTGAAAATctcgattttataaaaatcaatacgGCATAGTAAATGGCACAGGATTTCCAAGTTGGCGATCGAGAacgaaatttcctataaaacgagaagaaaaagttgcgtagaaagaaaagagaataacTATTGCGTACAAAGAAAAGTAGAGATTGCGGCAATTATCTCTAATTGTAAATCTGTATGTCCCTGTATAGCCCCAACAGAAGGCCCGTAAGGCGCCCTCCGCAATGGAGTAAAGAGTACCGCGCCGGTCCATGTAAGTTTGTGCACGTGTCATAAGCACGTGTGTGTGTCGACACATGGAAAAGCACAATAATCGCAAGATAGCAATTATACATAGACAGAATTATTCCGAATCCCCAATCCGCCGATCGTCAATGTCTTATTTTCTTGAACCTGTGTGAAAAGCTGATAACACTTGACGGGGGCATACCTTACGAGTATGAAGCTTGCTCCTAGTCATTGATTAACGTTGTGTATTACCTATCCCAAACAAATTCATGATAGTTCACGAACGGATCACTGTACCGATCCCTCTGTTATGATATAGAATATAGACGAATCGTTGCTTGGTTAGTGACTGGTTAGTTACATGTGAATAGATTTGTTTGCGTATATTTTTCGTTAGACATTAGACGGATGAAAGACCCGACGCGGTGTAAAGACATAACTCCATCGATCGTTTTTCGTTGTTAATTCCGATTTTCGACATAATTATTGCTAGATACTTAGATTAGTTCTTGCAATTAGTCGATGTATCATCCACTTTGTGATTCTTTTCACGAAACTAAGCAGACAAAATCATTCCAACTGTCTAAGAGAGGTATTACGACCCTCGATTCATATCCCATTGTTGTCTTTCAATTGTCAACACCAATGATGTGCGATAAACACGCAGAATGAATGAGAAGGACACAAAGAACGtgtctaaatatttatctccaaaaaatgttttctttttttttgaatGCATACAGCGATACTAGATCCTGGTGAAGGATGGGATTAGGGATGGAATTAAAGACTTATGGTATTCATTTATAAACTGGCATTGCGATATCGTAGCGTTAGAAacgatataatatcaaattaacaagaaacaaattattctcTACCTTTTAGTAAAAGACAGAAATCGTGAGTCTGCAATTCGCAAGATTTCATATCGTTTAAAACGTATTCGGTTTTGTTACTGTTATACCAAAGATACgccaaataaaaataaaaacttcgAACTTGATCCCATCGCTAAAAGCCGAAAAACACTTTCCCGGAAACAACTTGTGTTGTTCGAAAGCATCTCGACCAGAAACGTATCGCgtgaaaattttgttgttaatCGCGAGAACAGAAATAAACATGCTTTCGAACAAATTCGCTGATCTATGATTAACAGCGATCACAGAAATaccgaatgaaaataataatacttcttttggaatttttcagcCACACCGACCTGCGTTCAAACCCCAATTGGATGGTTCCGCATTCCCGCCACGCTTCGACCTGCAGCCCGATGGTGAACTGTAAAAATCTATACGACAACGATATACTTGTTACAAACACGATCGTAACAGCTTAACGTATGAATTGATCGCAACCGGCGAACTTTCATCGTGTCATCTCACTCAAATAACTCATCCCATCGTCTTCATACCTACGCACATACACCTTCATActaaaagtaaagaaagtaTCCTCAGATCTTTACTACTTTCGTGTTGACACGAGAATGTCCGTGCTTGGTCTCATCTTGCCAGCTtcgagataaaaatagaaaagggaagattacaaaaaattggaaatttttctttcgacatTGTAGTTCTAATTCTACCATATTTGATTGTTAATTGGCAAAAGAAATCGGCAATACAATAGACGTGGAGGAGAGATTAACCTTCACCACTCGCGCTGACGGTcgaggaaagagagagtgaAAGAGTGAAAGTGGAAGAGTAAGAGAGAAAACGTGAGAAAGGAAAGGTGCGAGCGAGCGgttgaaatgaaaaacgagAGCCAGctcgaaatttcaaacgttGTATTATGAACACGTggcagaaaagaaaagtatgtGCAATACTGGCATACGCGCGTATCAAGCGGACGAATCGATAAATAGATACGATGTACACATTACAGAAAcggaacgataaaaaaaagaacaagattacatgttataaaaaaataaacaataaataaaaatataacgctAGTCACGGATTTGAACGTCAGCGCGCATTATTATATACGTCATCGAAATGATAATCCTATCCTATAaagttaattgtaatttataaagagAGCCgaagtatgtatttattaaaataaataagcaataaataaaattaagaaccAATCGCAATATTTGTCATTTCATATACTCTACCCTTCTaatcgtttataattttttagaatttttagaatctttTAATCATCACCTCATAATTCGTTTCTTGCCATATCGTCTGCGTTGCAGCAAATACTAAcaactttctttcattttataccgTTGATTTTCATTCGCTTCCAGGTACGTATATACCtatctgtaatttttctttcatttcctttgTATTCGTCATAAAAGTCCACATACGCCCCTTATAtgcgtataaaatatcgtaataaaaacaTTAGCTCTACGAATCCTTTTGGCACATTAAGGCACACGTTGCTAGAATTTAACACAACTTATTCACTTTCACCTTTAATAGgaggaaaaaagtaaaagtgtataaaatacaatgtatTACCAAAATTGCATGCACCTGTTATACCTAtatgaaatcataaaaataacgtgcttaataattataataatattttctggGGCACCTACGTGAACATCAATAATTCCTTGACGTCGAAAAAATGTAAGGTTCTGCCATTTCTGACGCAATTCTATCCCAAGATCTTTGTTAGTTAGATGCTTTGagtttttaattccttttagGAAAACATTAATGACAATTGTATCGCTATGTAGGTATAAATGATATTGTGACAAAGt
It includes:
- the LOC122570690 gene encoding myosin heavy chain, muscle isoform X8, which encodes MPKPKPQEGEDPDPTPYLFVSLEQKRIDQTKPYDAKKACWVPDEKEGYVLGEIKATKGDIVSVTLPGGESKDFKKDQLQQVNPPKYEKAEDMSNLTYLNDASVLHNLKQRYYAKLIYTYSGLFCVAINPYKRFPVYTHRCAKLYRGKRRNEVPPHIFAISDGAYVNMLTNSENQSMLITGESGAGKTENTKKVIAYFATVGASTKKSDDTSQKKGSLEDQVVQTNPVLEAFGNAKTVRNDNSSRFGKFIRIHFGPTGKLAGADIETYLLEKARVISQQALERSYHIFYQMMSGSVPGLKDMCLLSDNIYDYVNVSQGKITIPNVDDGEECTLTDQAFDVLGFTQEEKNDIYKITAAVMHMGGMKFKQRGREEQAEADGTEEGERVAKLLGCDCADLYKNLLKPRIKVGNEFVTQGRNKDQVAYSVGAMSKAMFDRLFKWLVKKCNETLDTQQKRQHFIGVLDIAGFEIFDYNGFEQLCINFTNEKLQQFFNHHMFVLEQEEYKKEGIVWQFIDFGMDLAACIELIEKPMGILSILEEESMFPKATDKTFEEKLNNNHLGKSPNFLKPKPPKPGQQAAHFAIGHYAGNVPYNITGWLEKNKDPLNDTVVDQFKKSSNKLLIEIFADHPGQSGDAGGGGGAKGGRGKKGGGFSTVSSSYREQLNNLMTTLRATQPHFVRCIIPNEMKQPGVIDSHLVMHQLTCNGVLEGIRICRKGFPNRMVYPDFKLRYKILAPQAVTKLGSDPKKAAEAILEASGLDPDQYRLGHTKVFFRAGVLGQMEELRDERLSKIVSWMQAYIRGYLSRKDYKKLQDQRLALVVVQRNLRKYLQIRTWPWWKLWQKVKPLLNVTRIEDELAALEEKARKAQEAFEKEEKLRKELEEQNTKLVSERNALQRQLDGEKGSLSEYMEKSLKLAAQKADIESQLQDLNDRFKEEEDARNNLFQNKKKLEQEVAGLKKDIEDLELNLQKSEQDKATKDHQIRNLNDEIAHQDELINKLNKEKKNQGEVNQKTAEELQAAEDKVNHLNKVKVKLEHTLDELEDSLEREKKSRADVEKAKRKVEGDLKLTQEAVADLERNKKELEQTIQRKDKELSSLTAKLEDEQSLVGKLQKQIKELQARIEELEEEIEAERGSRVKAEKQRSDLARELEELGERLEEAGGATSAQIELNKKREAELSKLRRDLEEANIQHEATLASLRKKHNDAVAEMGEQIDTLNKLKARAEKGRHDIHAELNNSRAATDQVSREKAAQEKIVKQLQHQLNETQGKLEEVNRTLNDFDAAKKKLSIENSDLLRQLEEAESQVSQLSKIKISLTTQLEDTKRLADEESRERATLLGKFRNLEHDLDNIREQVEEEAEGKADLQRQLSKANAEAQLWRTKYESEGVARAEELEEAKRKLQARLAEAEETIESLNQKVIALEKTKQRLSTEVEDLQIEVDRATAIANAAEKKQKAFDKIIGEWKLKVDDLAAELDASQKECRNYSTELFRLRGAYEEGQEQLEAVRRENKNLADEVKDLLDQIGEGGRNIHEIEKARKRLEAEKDELQAALEEAEAALEQEENKVLRSQLELSQVRQEIDRRIQEKEEEFENTRKNHQRALDSMQASLEAEAKGKAEALRMKKKLEADINELEIALDHANKANAEAQKNIKRYQQQLKDVQTALEEEQRARDEARELLGISERRANALQNELEESRTLLEQADRGRRQAEQELADCHEQLNELGAQNASISAAKRKLEAELQTLHSDLDELLNEAKNSEEKAKKAMVDAARLADELRAEQDHAQTQEKLRKALETQIKELQVRLDEAEANALKGGKKAIQKLEQRVRELENELDGEQRRHADAQKNLRKSERRIKELSFQADEDRKNHERMQDLVDKLQQKIKTYKRQIEEAEEIAALNLAKFRKAQQELEEAEERADLAEQAITKFRTKGRGGSAARGLSPAPHRPAFKPQLDGSAFPPRFDLQPDGEL
- the LOC122570690 gene encoding myosin heavy chain, muscle isoform X11, whose translation is MPKPKPQEGEDPDPTPYLFVSLEQKRIDQTKPYDAKKACWVPDEKEGYVLGEIKATKGDIVSVTLPGGESKDFKKDQLQQVNPPKYEKAEDMSNLTYLNDASVLHNLKQRYYAKLIYTYSGLFCVAINPYKRFPVYTHRCAKLYRGKRRNEVPPHIFAISDGAYVNMLTNSENQSMLITGESGAGKTENTKKVIAYFATVGASTKKSDDTSQKKGSLEDQVVQTNPVLEAFGNAKTVRNDNSSRFGKFIRIHFGPTGKLAGADIETYLLEKARVISQQALERSYHIFYQMMSGSVPGLKDMCCLSNDIHDYYFVSQGKTTIPNVDDGEECTLTDQAFDVLGFTQEEKNDIYKITAAVMHMGGMKFKQRGREEQAEADGTEEGERVAKLLGCDCADLYKNLLKPRIKVGNEFVTQGRNKDQVAYSVGAMSKAMFDRLFKWLVKKCNETLDTQQKRQHFIGVLDIAGFEIFDFNSFEQLCINFTNEKLQQFFNHHMFVLEQEEYTKEGIQWEFIDFGMDLLACIELIEKPMGILSILEEESMFPKATDKTFEEKLNNNHLGKSPNFLKPKPPKPGQQAAHFAIGHYAGNVPYNITGWLEKNKDPLNDTVVDQFKKSSNKLLIEIFADHPGQSGDAGGGGGAKGGRGKKGGGFSTVSSSYREQLNNLMTTLRATQPHFVRCIIPNEMKQPGVIDSHLVMHQLTCNGVLEGIRICRKGFPNRMVYPDFKLRYMILAPAAMASESDPKKAAQKCFDEIGLDPENYRIGHTKVFFRAGVLGQMEELRDERLSKIVSWMQAYIRGYLSRKDYKKLQDQRLALVVVQRNLRKYLQIRTWPWWKLWQKVKPLLNVTRIEDELAALEEKARKAQEAFEKEEKLRKELEEQNTKLVSERNALQRQLDGEKGSLSEYMEKSLKLAAQKADIESQLQDLNDRFKEEEDARNNLFQNKKKLEQEVAGLKKDIEDLELNLQKSEQDKATKDHQIRNLNDEIAHQDELINKLNKEKKNQGEVNQKTAEELQAAEDKVNHLNKVKVKLEHTLDELEDSLEREKKSRADVEKAKRKVEGDLKLTQEAVADLERNKKELEQTIQRKDKELSSLTAKLEDEQSLVGKLQKQIKELQARIEELEEEIEAERGSRVKAEKQRSDLARELEELGERLEEAGGATSAQIELNKKREAELSKLRRDLEEANIQHEATLASLRKKHNDAVAEMGEQIDTLNKLKARVEKDKVQYFSELNDMRASVDQLSNEKAAQEKIVKQLQHQLNETQGKLEEVNRTLNDFDAAKKKLSIENSDLLRQLEEAESQVSQLSKIKISLTTQLEDTKRLADEESRERATLLGKFRNLEHDLDNIREQVEEEAEGKADLQRQLSKANAEAQLWRTKYESEGVARAEELEEAKRKLQARLAEAEETIESLNQKVIALEKTKQRLSTEVEDLQIEVDRATAIANAAEKKQKAFDKIIGEWKLKVDDLAAELDASQKECRNYSTELFRLRGAYEEGQEQLEAVRRENKNLADEVKDLLDQIGEGGRNIHEIEKARKRLEAEKDELQAALEEAEAALEQEENKVLRSQLELSQVRQEIDRRIQEKEEEFENTRKNHQRALDSMQASLEAEAKGKAEALRMKKKLEADINELEIALDHANKANAEAQKNIKRYQQQLKDVQTALEEEQRARDEARELLGISERRANALQNELEESRTLLEQADRGRRQAEQELADCHEQLNELGAQNASISAAKRKLEAELQTLHSDLDELLNEAKNSEEKAKKAMVDAARLADELRAEQDHAQTQEKLRKALETQIKELQVRLDEAEANALKGGKKAIQKLEQRVRELENELDGEQRRHADAQKNLRKSERRIKELSFQADEDRKNHERMQDLVDKLQQKIKTYKRQIEEAEEIAALNLAKFRKAQQELEEAEERADLAEQAITKFRTKGRGGSAARGLSPAPHRPAFKPQLDGSAFPPRFDLQPDGEL